The proteins below come from a single Methanothrix thermoacetophila PT genomic window:
- a CDS encoding S-layer protein domain-containing protein, translating to MYCKSLIVIALIVISAGFLSGGVAENADNRSAEQSVTSAAALQDDFFSTDTSSSGITVTFKRLGNNTAKTPVSLGSRNTTVSTVDRDAEKNATSGANATTEGRPAGASENVSSAVEQNRTAQSAAPSMAIASGAAPASNVSAVATEGLTEGNLTSNATSESGASNATAAPGISTNLTAVVTPEGLAPEGNLTSNVTSAVAENASLAGNQSSNLTAVLVPANISAENLTAENVTEEENVTAAENVTEEVTEEAPEEVGEEVAEEEFTDRIWREGMPETYTWTPQTFSGFFYDLDDMVGTEKLTVSLSRSGGGYNRAIDTGNIRYTSDVQDISFEFDDWGKYQVLGFMAEKYFAGYSGTEVVDDVSLINENQLRRVLIDSDDEKTITSGSVLPLEEGYELRIKEIDINGNKVHLALAKDGDEIDSKVISPDDLKSATYMYEEEIGGKDVPLIMAHVSNVFAGAESSLVTIDGLFQISDTYASVEEGDKYDKMEVVSVSDSGIELENEDSVTLRKGRTIQLMGGVGLQVADSDVLRFAPVVERTGSYEVRGTVVNPNKVDSFTWTPYNFEGFYYDIDEDIGTEKLVARFSGSKIDDGDLKYETSPQPVEFEFNGWGKYDVIGFMADKYFAGYNNETLFTDEFSIINDGELRKVLIDSDEESTISSGSVLPLEDGYELQIKEVDLDGNKVWLSLTKDGDEVDSKVVTPVSGDLEASTYTYKVRIGSEDVPIIAAHISNVFRGREADLATVDGIFQVSDTPESVEEGDKHGKMEVESLSDDGITMKNDGSISLGRGKDVEIMGNLRLRVADNPERNLCPIALRVGKTEPLRLNLTEAIVGKPIMIQVTSGGQAVSGAKVLVDGREIGTTDAGGMIRYTPERAGSVQVQAKLSGYEDASGTLLVRTEAELRRIVITAPPEVMRGETFVVTVRGGANATQAIAGANVSIDNMPAGVTDSKGSVSVSINDTGDHTISVEAAGYDRATKSVKVLSPISIVGINVTGDAIAGKPLKIVAEVQNTGKAPDSRQLQLLVNKNVTGNKSITVAPGETEKVTFEYRPKEPGVYTFEVDGIQKTVSVEEAKGGWLVWAVALLIILLAGIGVYLYRTGELKELKKRLKM from the coding sequence GCAAAAACCCCGGTCTCTCTGGGATCCAGAAACACCACCGTGAGCACGGTGGATCGTGATGCGGAAAAAAACGCAACATCCGGTGCAAATGCCACGACGGAGGGGAGGCCTGCAGGCGCTTCAGAGAATGTGAGCTCTGCAGTGGAGCAGAACCGCACCGCTCAGAGCGCAGCGCCAAGCATGGCCATAGCTTCTGGCGCAGCTCCTGCATCTAATGTGTCTGCAGTGGCCACCGAGGGGCTCACTGAGGGGAACCTGACATCAAATGCGACGTCTGAGAGCGGCGCATCAAACGCGACTGCCGCTCCGGGCATATCCACAAACCTCACAGCAGTCGTGACCCCAGAGGGTCTCGCTCCCGAGGGGAATCTGACATCAAATGTGACATCAGCAGTTGCAGAGAACGCAAGCCTGGCAGGCAACCAGAGCTCTAACCTGACCGCGGTTCTCGTACCTGCAAACATCTCTGCGGAGAACCTGACCGCGGAGAACGTAACAGAAGAGGAGAATGTAACTGCAGCTGAGAATGTGACCGAGGAAGTCACAGAGGAGGCTCCGGAGGAGGTTGGCGAGGAGGTCGCTGAGGAGGAGTTCACGGACAGGATCTGGAGAGAGGGAATGCCAGAGACATACACATGGACGCCACAGACGTTCTCAGGATTCTTCTATGATCTCGACGATATGGTTGGCACCGAGAAGCTGACCGTCAGCCTGAGTCGCTCAGGCGGCGGCTACAACAGGGCCATCGACACAGGGAATATAAGATACACCAGTGATGTCCAGGACATAAGCTTTGAGTTCGACGACTGGGGGAAGTATCAGGTACTCGGCTTCATGGCGGAGAAGTACTTCGCCGGATATTCTGGAACTGAAGTGGTTGATGATGTGAGCCTGATCAACGAGAACCAGCTCAGGCGCGTGCTGATAGACAGTGATGATGAGAAGACCATAACATCAGGCTCCGTGCTCCCGCTTGAAGAGGGATACGAGCTCAGGATCAAGGAGATAGATATCAACGGCAACAAGGTCCATCTCGCACTCGCAAAAGATGGCGATGAGATCGACAGCAAGGTGATATCTCCTGACGATCTGAAGAGCGCCACGTACATGTACGAAGAGGAGATCGGCGGCAAGGATGTTCCTCTCATAATGGCTCACGTCTCGAATGTCTTCGCGGGCGCGGAGTCGAGTCTGGTCACAATAGACGGACTCTTCCAGATATCAGATACATACGCCTCTGTCGAGGAGGGCGACAAATACGACAAGATGGAGGTGGTGTCGGTCTCTGACTCCGGAATCGAGCTGGAGAATGAGGACTCAGTGACTCTCAGAAAGGGCAGAACGATCCAGCTGATGGGCGGTGTTGGTCTGCAGGTGGCCGACTCTGATGTGCTCAGATTTGCGCCTGTTGTCGAGAGAACCGGATCCTACGAAGTCAGAGGAACTGTGGTAAATCCAAACAAGGTGGATAGCTTCACCTGGACCCCCTACAACTTCGAGGGCTTCTACTACGATATCGACGAGGATATCGGGACGGAGAAGCTTGTCGCGAGGTTCTCTGGAAGCAAGATCGATGATGGTGATCTGAAGTACGAGACCTCTCCGCAGCCTGTGGAGTTCGAGTTCAATGGCTGGGGTAAGTATGATGTCATCGGGTTCATGGCAGACAAGTACTTCGCTGGCTACAACAATGAGACACTGTTCACGGATGAGTTCAGCATCATAAACGATGGCGAGTTGAGAAAAGTCCTGATAGATAGCGATGAGGAGAGCACGATATCATCGGGATCTGTTCTGCCTCTCGAGGACGGCTACGAGCTCCAGATAAAAGAGGTGGATCTCGACGGTAACAAGGTCTGGCTCTCCCTGACGAAGGATGGGGATGAGGTGGACAGCAAGGTCGTCACACCGGTATCAGGAGACCTCGAGGCCTCAACATACACCTACAAGGTGCGTATCGGCTCCGAGGATGTCCCGATAATAGCAGCCCACATAAGCAATGTCTTCCGCGGCAGAGAGGCGGATCTGGCGACAGTCGACGGGATATTCCAGGTCTCGGACACGCCTGAGTCTGTGGAGGAGGGCGACAAGCACGGCAAGATGGAGGTGGAATCGCTCTCCGATGATGGCATAACGATGAAGAACGACGGCTCGATAAGCCTCGGGAGGGGCAAGGATGTTGAGATCATGGGCAACCTGAGGCTCAGGGTAGCCGACAATCCGGAAAGAAACCTCTGCCCGATAGCCCTGCGTGTGGGCAAGACAGAGCCACTCAGGCTCAACCTGACAGAGGCGATCGTTGGTAAGCCAATAATGATACAGGTCACATCCGGCGGGCAGGCTGTGAGCGGAGCAAAGGTGCTTGTTGACGGCAGGGAGATCGGCACGACAGATGCAGGCGGAATGATCAGATACACGCCGGAGAGAGCTGGAAGCGTTCAGGTCCAGGCGAAGCTATCTGGATACGAGGACGCGAGCGGGACGCTCCTGGTGAGAACTGAGGCCGAGTTGAGGAGGATTGTGATAACAGCACCCCCAGAGGTCATGAGGGGCGAGACCTTCGTGGTGACTGTCAGGGGAGGCGCAAATGCCACCCAGGCGATCGCGGGAGCTAATGTGAGCATAGACAACATGCCTGCTGGAGTGACCGACAGCAAGGGATCTGTCTCCGTATCGATAAACGATACTGGGGACCACACGATATCTGTGGAGGCAGCAGGCTACGACAGGGCGACGAAGAGCGTGAAGGTGCTCTCTCCGATCAGCATCGTCGGTATAAACGTCACGGGCGATGCGATCGCTGGTAAGCCGCTGAAGATCGTCGCCGAGGTCCAGAACACAGGAAAGGCGCCCGACTCCAGGCAGTTGCAGCTTCTGGTGAACAAGAACGTCACTGGCAACAAGAGCATCACTGTTGCGCCTGGAGAGACCGAGAAGGTCACATTTGAGTACAGGCCGAAGGAACCTGGCGTATACACCTTCGAGGTGGATGGCATCCAGAAGACTGTATCTGTCGAGGAGGCGAAGGGCGGATGGCTCGTGTGGGCCGTTGCCCTGCTGATAATCCTGCTCGCCGGAATCGGTGTGTATCTCTACAGGACCGGTGAGCTGAAGGAGCTGAAGAAGCGCCTCAAGATGTGA